The following proteins come from a genomic window of Excalfactoria chinensis isolate bCotChi1 chromosome 6, bCotChi1.hap2, whole genome shotgun sequence:
- the BUB3 gene encoding mitotic checkpoint protein BUB3 isoform X2, translated as MKTMTGSNEFKLNQTPDDGISSVKFSPNTSQFLLVSSWDTTVRLYDVPANSMRLKYQHSGAVLDCAFYDPTHAWSGGLDQQLKMHDLNTDQENLVGGHDAPIRCVEYCPEVNVMVTGSWDQTVKLWDPRTPCNAGTFSQPEKVYTLSVSGDRLIVGTAGRRVLVWDLRNMGYVQQRRESSLKYQTRCIRAFPNKQGYVLSSIEGRVAVEYLDPSPEIQKKKYAFKCHRLKENNIEQIYPVNAISFHNVHNTFATGGSDGFVNIWDPFNKKRLCQFHRYPTSIASLAFSNDGTTLAIASSYMYEMDEIEHPEDGIYIRQVTDAETKPK; from the exons ATGAAAACG ATGACGGGATCAAATGAGTTCAAACTCAATCAAACTCCAGATGATGGGATTTCATCGGTCAAGTTCAGTCCAAATACCTCTCAGTTTCTGCTTGTTTCATCCTGGGACACTACTGTCCGTCTCTATGATGTTCCTGCCAACAGCATGAGACTCAAATATCAACATTCAGGAGCTGTCCTTGACTGCGCTTTTTAT gACCCTACTCATGCCTGGAGTGGAGGATTAGATCAGCAGTTGAAAATGCACGATCTTAACACGGACCAAG AAAACCTTGTTGGTGGCCATGATGCACCTATCAGATGTGTTGAGTATTGCCCAGAAGTGAATGTCATGGTGACTGGCAGCTGGGATCAAACAGTCAAGCTGTGGGATCCCAGAACCCCTTGCAATGCAGGGACCTTCTCTCAGCCTGAAAAG GTGTACACGCTGTCTGTGTCTGGAGATAGGCTGATTGTGGGCACTGCTGGTCGCAGGGTGCTGGTGTGGGATTTGCGCAACATGGGTTACGTTCAACAGCGAAGGGAATCGAGCCTGAAATACCAGACCCGCTGTATCAGAGCATTTCCAAATAAACAG GGTTATGTTTTAAGTTCCATTGAAGGTCGTGTTGCAGTGGAATATTTGGATCCGAGTCCTgaaatacaaaagaagaaatacgCGTTCAAGTGTCATCGTTTGAAAGAGAATAACATTGAGCAGATTTATCCAGTTAATGCTATTTCTTTCCATAATGTCCACAACACATTTGCTACAG gcGGTTCTGATGGGTTTGTAAACATCTGGGATCCATTTAACAAGAAGCGCCTGTGTCAGTTCCATCGGTATCCCACAAGCATAGCATCACTTGCCTTCAGCAACGATGGAACCACCCTCGCAATAGCTTCCTCATATATGTATGAAATGGATGAAATTGAACATCCTGAAGATGGTATCTATATTCGCCAAGTGacagatgcagaaacaaaacctaAGTGA
- the BUB3 gene encoding mitotic checkpoint protein BUB3 isoform X1: protein MKTMTGSNEFKLNQTPDDGISSVKFSPNTSQFLLVSSWDTTVRLYDVPANSMRLKYQHSGAVLDCAFYDPTHAWSGGLDQQLKMHDLNTDQENLVGGHDAPIRCVEYCPEVNVMVTGSWDQTVKLWDPRTPCNAGTFSQPEKVYTLSVSGDRLIVGTAGRRVLVWDLRNMGYVQQRRESSLKYQTRCIRAFPNKQGYVLSSIEGRVAVEYLDPSPEIQKKKYAFKCHRLKENNIEQIYPVNAISFHNVHNTFATGGSDGFVNIWDPFNKKRLCQFHRYPTSIASLAFSNDGTTLAIASSYMYEMDEIEHPEDGIYIRQVTDAETKPKST, encoded by the exons ATGAAAACG ATGACGGGATCAAATGAGTTCAAACTCAATCAAACTCCAGATGATGGGATTTCATCGGTCAAGTTCAGTCCAAATACCTCTCAGTTTCTGCTTGTTTCATCCTGGGACACTACTGTCCGTCTCTATGATGTTCCTGCCAACAGCATGAGACTCAAATATCAACATTCAGGAGCTGTCCTTGACTGCGCTTTTTAT gACCCTACTCATGCCTGGAGTGGAGGATTAGATCAGCAGTTGAAAATGCACGATCTTAACACGGACCAAG AAAACCTTGTTGGTGGCCATGATGCACCTATCAGATGTGTTGAGTATTGCCCAGAAGTGAATGTCATGGTGACTGGCAGCTGGGATCAAACAGTCAAGCTGTGGGATCCCAGAACCCCTTGCAATGCAGGGACCTTCTCTCAGCCTGAAAAG GTGTACACGCTGTCTGTGTCTGGAGATAGGCTGATTGTGGGCACTGCTGGTCGCAGGGTGCTGGTGTGGGATTTGCGCAACATGGGTTACGTTCAACAGCGAAGGGAATCGAGCCTGAAATACCAGACCCGCTGTATCAGAGCATTTCCAAATAAACAG GGTTATGTTTTAAGTTCCATTGAAGGTCGTGTTGCAGTGGAATATTTGGATCCGAGTCCTgaaatacaaaagaagaaatacgCGTTCAAGTGTCATCGTTTGAAAGAGAATAACATTGAGCAGATTTATCCAGTTAATGCTATTTCTTTCCATAATGTCCACAACACATTTGCTACAG gcGGTTCTGATGGGTTTGTAAACATCTGGGATCCATTTAACAAGAAGCGCCTGTGTCAGTTCCATCGGTATCCCACAAGCATAGCATCACTTGCCTTCAGCAACGATGGAACCACCCTCGCAATAGCTTCCTCATATATGTATGAAATGGATGAAATTGAACATCCTGAAGATGGTATCTATATTCGCCAAGTGacagatgcagaaacaaaacctaA GTCTACTTAG